Proteins encoded in a region of the Ptychodera flava strain L36383 chromosome 4, AS_Pfla_20210202, whole genome shotgun sequence genome:
- the LOC139131016 gene encoding uncharacterized protein, whose translation MASKMKATWVFPMVVSVAVLLLLQADLTAAYTEASMIESIFNDCSDTIYDESGAFKSYATTYQTTEEFSCEIEVTTYTYKSERYYIFFDSFELPANNSDCSDHKLEIYDGISTIFPRLGRFCQVNGDVSKPAPIYTTGTSFTVSLYRKSPSVTTNFRMRFVALSDDDDTCFDCNPNGTALCAVSDVKCNFYEECPNGFDESGEDRGGCADVLDFIEDAFKFSITIIIIIVVVVIVIIIIGVIACICCCYYGSRRSTTRTTTTVTNTGMAPAQMYAPPPAGQYQQPMGGYQPPPPQGAYPPVQGAYPSQAPPAYPVQQQPPAYPPQGYTPAGQGVGYSAHGEQVAIPQKA comes from the exons ATGGCGTCGAAAATGAAAGCAACTTGGGTGTTTCCTATGGTTGTCAGTGTTGCGGTCCTTCTTCTCCTTCAGGCCGATTTAACAGCAGCGTACACTGAAG CATCGATGATTGAGAGTATATTTAATGACTGCTCTGATACAATTTACGATGAAAGTGGTGCCTTCAAGTCATATGCAACAACCTACCAAACAACAGAGGAGTTCTCCTGTGAGATTGAAGTGACTACGTACACCTACAAAAGTGAGCGATACTACATCTTCTTTGATTCGTTTGAACTGCCGGCCAACAACTCCGACTGCTCAGACCACAAACTGGAAATCTATGATGGAATATCCACGATATTTCCCCGACTTGGACGCTTCTGCCAGGTGAATGGAGACGTGTCAAAGCCGGCACCAATCTACACCACCGGCACAAGCTTCACTGTGAGCTTGTACCGGAAGAGTCCATCAGTGACAACGAACTTCAGGATGAGATTCGTAGCACTCAGTGATGATG ATGATACCTGCTTTGACTGTAACCCTAATGGCACCGCTTTGTGCGCTGTCAGTGACGTGAAGTGCAACTTCTATGAGGAATGTCCCAATGGATTTGATGAATCAGGAGAAGATAGAGGTGGATGTGCAG ATGTGCTGGATTTTATTGAAGATGCTTTCAAGTTCAGCATCacaatcatcattattattgtcGTGGTggttatcgtcatcatcatcattggtgTCATCGCTTGCATCTGCTGTTGCTACTACGGGTCGCGCAGATCAACCACGCGCACCACAACGACCGTGACTAACACTGGTATGGCTCCGGCTCAAATGTACGCCCCTCCACCGGCAGGTCAATACCAGCAACCCATGGGCGGCTACCAACCTCCACCACCTCAGGGGGCTTACCCACCGGTGCAAGGAGCATACCCATCCCAGGCACCCCCAGCTTATCCCGTCCAACAGCAGCCGCCAGCTTATCCTCCTCAGGGATATACCCCAGCCGGACAAGGCGTGGGTTACAGCGCCCATGGCGAGCAAGTGGCCATCCCACAGAAAGCATAA
- the LOC139131014 gene encoding neuropilin and tolloid-like protein 2 isoform X2: MSYDDYKMADSKISACSKNFTSEGGRISAYDHGGTMAPFQCELTITSSKADQRFYVRFEYFELEASSADCSNHKFEVYDGDSMSAAKLTGEDGLCQQAGADDPPLPEPIRSSGNSITFYLFDDNAPDPADFRIIYAAYKSSSDGECFECRNATDLCIDASLKCDGLGNCPLSSDESLSKGGGCEDTSLGFLTVWLIVFGVVIGVIVLVVIIGCICFLWVLCRRRTRPKAATATGYKSTADNAAYSPPPAQPGNLQSGPDDNSKVGYDAGQQEVVVPQKAN; the protein is encoded by the exons ACAAAATGGCTGATAGCAAGATCTCGGCCTGTTCTAAGAATTTCACCTCTGAGGGCGGGCGTATCAGTGCGTACGATCACGGAGGCACGATGGCGCCTTTTCAGTGTGAGCTCACGATCACATCGTCAAAGGCGGACCAACGCTTCTACGTGCGATTCGAATACTTTGAATTGGAGGCCAGTTCGGCCGACTGCAGCAACCACAAGTTCGAGGTGTACGACGGAGACAGCATGAGCGCTGCGAAGCTCACCGGAGAAGACGGCTTGTGCCAGCAGGCAGGAGCGGACGATCCACCGCTACCTGAGCCCATACGATCGAGCGGCAACAGCATCACTTTCTACTTATTCGACGATAATGCCCCAGATCCAGCTGACTTTCGGATAATTTATGCGGCATATAAAAGTAGCAGCG ATGGAGAGTGTTTCGAATGCCGGAATGCCACAGACCTTTGCATAGACGCAAGTCTCAAGTGCGATGGCCTCGGTAACTGCCCCTTGTCGTCAGACGAATCCTTGTCGAAAGGAGGGGGATGCGAAG ATACCAGCCTAGGGTTTCTCACTGTCTGGCTCATCGTCTTCGGTGTCGTCATCGGTGTCATAGTTTTGGTGGTCATCATCGGTTGCATCTGTTTCCTCTGGGTCCTGTGTCGCCGGAGAACGAGGCCGAAGGCAGCCACCGCCACGGGCTACAAGTCCACTGCAGATAACGCCGCCTACTCGCCGCCACCCGCCCAGCCAGGAAACTTACAGTCCGGACCAGACGACAACTCAAAAGTTGGGTACGACGCAGGGCAGCAGGAAGTCGTCGTTCCCCAAAAAGCGAACTGA